In Ruminiclostridium papyrosolvens DSM 2782, the following proteins share a genomic window:
- a CDS encoding UDP-N-acetylglucosamine pyrophosphorylase: MNKIVGLVITDSNSSTFKSKKPVESHSILGQSVLQWAGSALAEVTGEVQSIHCDDIDRVRDLIGNSENFIINWGDQPLILAETFRHLLEKHTSEGNDTTAIISCNGKASVYVFKSKSFQDHLNELGIQSFSKFNIAQIFQSFQNKNKISSEDKTQFIVVDDRVALSTAMGEIKSVILKKVMLSGVTVMDASSTFIDAGAVIGEDTVIMPNTIIEGNTVVGEGSIIGPNSRIVNCRIGNNVEVANSVAYDSSIGDATHVGPFAYLRPGSNVGKNVKIGDFVEIKKSVIGDRTKISHLTYVGDAEVGSNVNIGCGVVFVNYDGKNKNKTIVGDNSFIGCNVNLVSPVVVKNDAYVAAGSTITEEVPENSLAIARQRQTVKQDWVTKKDLKRK; the protein is encoded by the coding sequence ATGAATAAAATTGTAGGATTAGTCATTACAGACAGTAATAGCAGCACGTTTAAATCCAAAAAACCTGTTGAAAGCCATAGCATACTGGGTCAAAGTGTATTGCAGTGGGCTGGGTCTGCATTAGCCGAAGTAACAGGTGAAGTTCAATCAATACATTGTGATGATATTGATAGAGTCAGGGATTTAATCGGCAATTCGGAGAATTTTATAATCAACTGGGGAGACCAGCCGCTGATACTGGCCGAGACTTTCAGGCATTTACTGGAAAAGCATACATCAGAGGGGAACGACACGACAGCTATTATTTCATGTAATGGGAAAGCTTCGGTCTATGTGTTTAAAAGCAAAAGCTTTCAAGACCATTTAAATGAATTAGGTATTCAATCATTTTCAAAGTTTAACATTGCTCAGATTTTCCAATCTTTTCAAAACAAAAACAAGATATCTTCGGAAGACAAAACCCAATTTATTGTAGTAGATGACAGAGTAGCACTTTCAACTGCTATGGGGGAAATTAAATCCGTTATATTGAAAAAGGTTATGTTGTCGGGCGTCACGGTAATGGATGCTTCATCTACTTTTATAGATGCAGGTGCAGTTATCGGTGAGGATACTGTAATTATGCCCAATACCATAATAGAGGGAAATACGGTTGTGGGGGAGGGCTCCATAATTGGCCCTAACTCAAGAATTGTCAATTGTAGGATTGGAAATAATGTTGAAGTAGCAAATTCAGTTGCATATGACAGCTCCATAGGGGATGCTACTCATGTGGGACCGTTTGCATATCTGAGACCGGGAAGTAATGTGGGTAAGAACGTTAAAATCGGAGATTTTGTTGAAATTAAAAAATCAGTTATCGGGGATAGGACTAAAATCTCGCATCTGACATATGTAGGTGATGCCGAGGTTGGTTCAAATGTTAATATTGGTTGTGGCGTTGTTTTTGTAAATTATGACGGAAAGAACAAAAACAAGACAATTGTTGGAGATAATTCATTTATAGGATGTAATGTAAATCTTGTATCACCTGTTGTTGTAAAAAATGATGCATATGTTGCCGCAGGTTCCACCATAACGGAGGAAGTACCTGAAAATTCTCTCGCAATAGCACGACAAAGGCAGACGGTAAAGCAGGATTGGGTTACAAAGAAGGATTTAAAGCGGAAATAA
- a CDS encoding ribose-phosphate diphosphokinase, which produces MNLHGKDIKIFTGNSNKPLADEIAEKIGIPVGIANVGRFSDGETAVNIGEVVRGSDVFIIQSTCQPINDNLMELLVMIDAVKRASAGRITAVMPYFGYARQDRKARARDPISAKLVANLLTIAGADRILTMDLHAPQIQGFFDIPVDHLLGLPIIAEYFKEKFDTMEDVVVVSPDVGSVTRSRKVAERLDCPLAIIDKRRPKANVSEVMNIIGDIRNKKVILVDDMIDTGGTIVNGANALIEAGAKEVYASCTHGVLSGPAIKRISESAIKELVTLNTITLSEEKKIDKIKSLSVAGVFAEAIERIYGDISISTLFTQI; this is translated from the coding sequence ATGAATCTGCACGGAAAGGATATTAAAATATTTACAGGTAATTCCAATAAGCCTTTAGCCGATGAGATAGCTGAAAAGATTGGAATACCCGTAGGTATTGCGAATGTTGGAAGGTTTAGTGACGGTGAAACAGCTGTTAATATCGGTGAAGTAGTAAGAGGTTCAGATGTGTTTATCATTCAATCCACTTGCCAGCCGATAAATGATAACCTTATGGAGCTTTTGGTTATGATTGATGCGGTAAAAAGAGCTTCAGCAGGTAGAATTACAGCAGTTATGCCGTACTTTGGGTACGCCAGACAGGATAGAAAGGCAAGGGCAAGAGATCCTATTTCCGCCAAACTTGTTGCAAATCTTTTAACTATAGCCGGAGCAGACAGAATACTAACGATGGATTTGCACGCTCCACAGATACAGGGATTTTTCGATATACCTGTGGACCATCTTTTGGGTCTTCCTATTATTGCTGAATATTTCAAAGAAAAATTTGACACAATGGAGGACGTTGTAGTTGTTTCCCCTGACGTAGGCAGTGTTACAAGATCCAGAAAGGTTGCTGAAAGACTGGATTGCCCGCTGGCTATAATCGATAAGAGACGTCCTAAGGCAAATGTTTCAGAAGTAATGAATATAATAGGTGACATAAGAAATAAAAAAGTAATCCTTGTTGATGATATGATTGATACCGGAGGTACTATTGTCAACGGTGCTAACGCTCTGATAGAGGCTGGCGCAAAAGAAGTATACGCAAGCTGTACCCACGGAGTACTTTCAGGCCCGGCGATTAAGAGGATTAGTGAATCAGCAATAAAAGAGTTGGTTACATTAAATACTATAACACTAAGCGAAGAAAAGAAAATTGACAAGATTAAGTCCTTGTCTGTAGCAGGAGTATTTGCAGAGGCTATTGAGAGAATATATGGAGATATATCGATCAGTACATTGTTTACCCAGATATAA
- the pth gene encoding aminoacyl-tRNA hydrolase: MGDVYLLVGLGNPGTKFENTRHNVGFDTIDYISAKYNIKLSRIGFKAVYGEGEIEGVRTILVKPQTFMNLSGESVREIVDWYKLPVERLVVIYDDIDLEPGKIRVRPKGSSGTHNGMKSIIYQLQDDRFPRVRIGIGRAPEKWDLADYVLSKFSKEDRQVIDQSVEKAAQAAIMTAKSGPEKAMNNFNK; the protein is encoded by the coding sequence ATGGGAGATGTATATCTTCTTGTGGGGCTTGGCAACCCCGGTACAAAATTTGAAAATACAAGGCATAACGTTGGCTTTGATACTATAGACTATATTTCAGCTAAGTATAACATAAAACTCTCCAGAATCGGTTTTAAGGCGGTATACGGAGAAGGTGAGATAGAGGGAGTCAGAACCATTCTTGTAAAGCCTCAGACTTTTATGAATCTCAGCGGAGAAAGTGTAAGGGAAATAGTTGACTGGTACAAGCTGCCTGTCGAAAGATTGGTAGTAATATATGATGATATTGACCTTGAACCGGGGAAAATCAGAGTAAGACCCAAAGGCAGTTCCGGTACACATAACGGCATGAAATCCATAATATACCAATTACAGGATGATAGATTTCCCAGAGTGAGAATCGGTATCGGCAGGGCACCGGAAAAATGGGATTTGGCTGACTATGTTCTTAGCAAATTCTCAAAAGAGGATAGGCAGGTAATTGACCAAAGTGTTGAAAAGGCTGCGCAGGCGGCAATAATGACAGCGAAAAGCGGGCCGGAAAAGGCCATGAACAATTTTAATAAATAA